A window of Streptomyces armeniacus contains these coding sequences:
- a CDS encoding carboxymuconolactone decarboxylase family protein — protein sequence MEARLNLFENRVVKKAMNPIVAAGKSLADAGVPQSTRELVVLRASQINGCGFCVDMHTKDAVHAGEDPTRLNMVAAWREAKVFTEAERAALELSEQGTRIADGAGGVPDEVWENAAKHYDEEQLAALVLSIALINAFNRVNVMVQQPAGDYQPGMLG from the coding sequence ATGGAAGCCCGTTTGAACCTCTTCGAGAACCGCGTCGTCAAGAAGGCCATGAACCCCATCGTCGCGGCGGGCAAGTCGCTCGCGGACGCGGGCGTACCGCAGTCGACGCGGGAGCTGGTCGTGCTCCGCGCCAGCCAGATCAACGGCTGCGGCTTCTGCGTCGACATGCACACCAAGGACGCCGTGCACGCCGGGGAAGACCCGACCCGCCTCAACATGGTCGCGGCCTGGCGGGAGGCCAAGGTGTTCACCGAGGCGGAGCGCGCCGCCCTGGAACTGTCCGAGCAGGGCACCCGTATCGCCGACGGCGCCGGCGGCGTCCCGGACGAGGTGTGGGAGAACGCCGCCAAGCACTACGACGAGGAGCAACTCGCCGCGCTGGTGCTGAGCATCGCCCTCATCAACGCCTTCAACCGCGTGAACGTCATGGTCCAGCAGCCCGCCGGCGACTACCAGCCGGGCATGCTCGGCTGA
- a CDS encoding DUF2087 domain-containing protein, producing the protein MSDNASGSSHGVSALFSHGRLTAIPRRVARREQLLAHLAETLFEPRREYSEQQVNEALLTVHEDCSALRRYLVTGGFMTRTRDGSSYRRADAALSGSEPPGPA; encoded by the coding sequence ATGTCCGACAACGCATCCGGCAGTTCGCACGGAGTGTCCGCGCTCTTCTCGCACGGGCGGCTGACGGCGATCCCGCGGCGGGTCGCGCGGCGCGAGCAGTTGCTGGCGCACCTCGCGGAGACGCTGTTCGAGCCCCGCCGCGAGTACAGCGAGCAGCAGGTCAACGAGGCGCTGCTGACGGTGCACGAGGACTGCTCGGCGCTGCGCCGCTATCTGGTCACCGGCGGGTTCATGACCCGTACCAGGGACGGCAGCAGCTACCGCCGGGCGGACGCGGCGCTGTCCGGCTCCGAGCCGCCGGGCCCGGCGTAA
- a CDS encoding MerR family transcriptional regulator, whose product MSEPTEREDGGAALGIGELARLTGVPVRTIRFYCDEGILEPRRSTGGHRRFAPSAVERLGLVRRLRALGLGLPAITRVLTGERSVGEAVAAERAALDVELSSLAWRRACLCAVEQAGPAERAARLDLLTAAEDGRAAHGMLVDFWRRLAVAPMPDETLAAFVSMAAPEPPAEPTPEQVVAYAELIVLARDRSLTRRMLARAHANQRQISDEAALLAGIGEACELARPLVAAGRGPGPGRALDRFVAAHASVRSERDTPRFRRALLTNVAVDRDPRMHRYWGLVGEVAREPIPVGTAHLWLLDSLELSVAPGGYAGPGGSEPDSAASARR is encoded by the coding sequence GTGAGCGAGCCCACAGAACGGGAGGACGGCGGCGCGGCGCTCGGGATCGGTGAGCTGGCGCGGCTGACCGGCGTGCCCGTCCGTACGATCCGCTTCTACTGCGACGAGGGCATCCTCGAACCCCGCCGCAGCACCGGCGGCCACCGCCGCTTCGCGCCCTCCGCCGTCGAACGGCTCGGCCTCGTACGGCGGTTGCGCGCGCTCGGTCTGGGCCTGCCCGCGATCACGCGCGTACTCACCGGGGAGCGCTCCGTCGGGGAGGCGGTCGCCGCCGAACGGGCCGCGCTGGACGTGGAGTTGTCCTCACTCGCCTGGCGCCGCGCCTGCCTGTGCGCGGTCGAGCAGGCCGGGCCCGCCGAACGGGCCGCCCGCCTCGACCTGCTCACCGCCGCCGAGGACGGCCGCGCCGCGCACGGCATGCTCGTCGACTTCTGGCGCCGCCTCGCGGTGGCGCCGATGCCGGACGAGACCCTCGCCGCGTTCGTCTCCATGGCCGCGCCGGAACCGCCCGCGGAACCGACTCCGGAACAGGTCGTCGCGTACGCCGAGTTGATCGTCCTCGCCCGCGACCGCTCCCTCACCCGCCGGATGCTGGCGCGCGCGCACGCCAACCAGCGGCAGATCTCCGACGAGGCCGCGCTGCTCGCCGGCATCGGCGAGGCGTGCGAACTGGCCCGCCCGCTCGTCGCCGCCGGCCGCGGACCGGGCCCCGGCCGCGCGCTCGACCGCTTCGTCGCGGCGCACGCGTCGGTACGCAGCGAACGTGACACCCCGCGCTTCCGGCGCGCCCTGCTCACGAACGTCGCCGTGGACCGCGATCCGCGCATGCACCGTTACTGGGGCCTGGTGGGCGAGGTCGCACGGGAGCCCATCCCGGTGGGTACGGCGCACCTCTGGCTGCTCGACTCCCTCGAACTCTCCGTCGCGCCAGGGGGTTACGCCGGGCCCGGCGGCTCGGAGCCGGACAGCGCCGCGTCCGCCCGGCGGTAG
- a CDS encoding maleylpyruvate isomerase N-terminal domain-containing protein: MSGEERDMETGSGTETGTGARTGAGGDAGTGAHTGAGVEAPDAERLIEGLRVQTARFASAVHGLDPEATVPTCPEWRLRVLVAHIGQAHRWAAELVRTGRPAPVPDPADVDPGEPRGWAAWLHAGAAELAGAVREAPAGATVWTLVGPRPAAFWVRRMLHDTSVHYADALHTARAERDGGAGAGAGTGSRTDLGYEIDADLAADAVSELLELASLPEAVAALPALAALSGDGETLRLRPAEPDMAGWRITRTPAGVRWERGTAADAGADVTVTGPAADLLLLFARRLPPTAPGITITGNRPLLDHWLDHTAL; encoded by the coding sequence GTGAGCGGGGAGGAGCGGGACATGGAGACCGGCAGCGGTACGGAGACGGGCACGGGTGCGCGTACGGGCGCGGGCGGGGACGCGGGTACGGGTGCGCATACGGGCGCGGGCGTGGAGGCGCCGGACGCCGAGCGGCTCATCGAGGGGCTGCGGGTGCAGACGGCCCGCTTCGCCTCCGCGGTCCACGGCCTGGACCCGGAGGCGACGGTGCCCACCTGCCCGGAGTGGCGGCTGCGCGTCCTCGTCGCGCACATCGGGCAGGCCCACCGGTGGGCGGCGGAACTCGTACGGACGGGCCGGCCCGCCCCCGTACCGGACCCGGCGGACGTGGACCCCGGCGAACCGCGCGGGTGGGCCGCCTGGCTGCACGCCGGGGCGGCGGAACTGGCGGGTGCGGTACGGGAGGCGCCCGCCGGAGCCACGGTGTGGACGCTGGTGGGGCCGCGGCCCGCGGCGTTCTGGGTGCGGCGGATGCTGCACGACACCTCGGTGCACTACGCGGACGCGCTGCACACGGCGCGCGCCGAGCGGGACGGCGGCGCGGGCGCCGGTGCGGGGACCGGATCGCGTACGGACCTCGGGTACGAGATCGACGCGGACCTCGCGGCGGACGCCGTCAGCGAACTCCTGGAACTCGCCTCCCTCCCGGAGGCGGTCGCGGCCCTCCCGGCCCTCGCCGCGCTGAGCGGCGACGGCGAGACGCTCCGACTCCGCCCGGCCGAGCCGGACATGGCCGGGTGGCGGATCACCCGTACGCCCGCCGGGGTCCGCTGGGAGCGCGGCACGGCGGCGGACGCGGGCGCGGATGTGACGGTGACCGGCCCGGCGGCGGACCTGCTGCTGCTCTTCGCCCGCCGCCTCCCGCCCACCGCCCCCGGAATCACGATCACCGGCAACCGCCCGCTCCTGGACCACTGGCTGGACCACACGGCGCTGTAG
- a CDS encoding Uma2 family endonuclease, with translation MTSEEMRRFEAIDAAFPELRAEIIDGEIYISTVVTSLHGQMVLTIASQLLSRWCVMTEVDTVYAGWGGGTLVRPDISVADPSYRGTRLREFPADEVILMVEVVSESNPENDTEKKVRKYALAGVPYYLIVNPIDGTCLLYSAPSGGGYRDSLIRDFGEPVPLGSPLSLELDTSALYVY, from the coding sequence GTGACTTCCGAGGAGATGCGGCGCTTCGAGGCGATCGACGCGGCGTTTCCGGAGCTCAGGGCCGAAATCATCGACGGAGAGATCTACATCAGCACCGTGGTTACCAGCCTGCACGGCCAGATGGTCCTCACCATCGCCTCTCAGCTCCTCTCCCGCTGGTGCGTGATGACCGAGGTCGACACGGTGTACGCGGGCTGGGGCGGCGGCACGCTCGTCCGACCCGACATCTCGGTGGCCGACCCCTCCTACCGGGGAACGCGGCTCAGGGAGTTCCCCGCCGACGAGGTGATCCTCATGGTCGAGGTGGTCTCCGAGTCGAACCCGGAGAACGACACCGAGAAGAAGGTCAGGAAGTACGCCCTGGCGGGAGTCCCGTACTACCTGATCGTGAATCCCATAGACGGCACCTGCCTCCTCTACTCCGCGCCGAGCGGCGGCGGCTACCGCGATTCGCTGATCCGGGACTTCGGCGAGCCCGTCCCGCTCGGGTCCCCGCTCAGCCTGGAACTCGACACCTCCGCGCTCTACGTGTACTGA
- a CDS encoding nitrate/nitrite transporter, whose protein sequence is MCGRWIERWDPEDGKFWAAEGRRVARRNLAFSVTSEHIGFSVWSIFSVLALFMGPEYGIDPAGKFTLVAVASLVGAVLRVPYGFAVARFGGRNWTVFSAGLLLAPTTALLVVMEPGTSYTTFLLVAVLTGVGGANFASSMTNINSFYPLRLKGWALGMNAGGGNIGVAVVQLVALLVIAVLGAGHPRVLLAVYLPLIVLATLCSLRWMDNLRPVTNDTGAARDAARDRHTWIMSFLYIGTFGSFIGYSFAFGLVLQNQFDRTPLQAASLTFIGPLLGSLIRPVGGQLADRLGGARVTLWNFALMTAASAVIITASVRASLPLFTAGFIVLFVLTGLGNGSTYKMIPGIYSAKAEAMGLTGEPAAGYARRMSGASMALIGAVGALGGLAINLALRQSFLGSGDATAAFVAFALYYVACCGVTWGVYLRRTRAAAPADGATDGAGEDRTERGGGGGGGRDGERRPAYAEV, encoded by the coding sequence GTGTGCGGGCGGTGGATTGAGCGGTGGGATCCCGAGGACGGGAAGTTCTGGGCGGCGGAGGGGCGCCGGGTCGCGCGGCGCAATCTCGCGTTCTCCGTGACGTCCGAGCACATCGGGTTCTCGGTGTGGAGCATCTTCTCGGTGCTGGCGCTGTTCATGGGCCCGGAGTACGGCATCGACCCGGCGGGGAAGTTCACGCTGGTGGCCGTGGCCTCCCTGGTGGGGGCGGTGCTGCGGGTGCCGTACGGGTTCGCGGTGGCGCGGTTCGGCGGCCGGAACTGGACGGTGTTCAGCGCGGGTCTGCTGCTGGCGCCCACCACGGCGCTGCTGGTTGTGATGGAGCCCGGCACGTCGTACACGACGTTCCTGCTCGTGGCGGTCCTGACCGGGGTGGGCGGGGCGAACTTCGCGTCGTCCATGACGAACATCAACAGCTTCTACCCGCTGCGCCTCAAGGGCTGGGCGCTGGGCATGAACGCCGGCGGCGGCAACATCGGCGTCGCCGTCGTCCAGCTCGTGGCGCTGCTCGTGATCGCCGTGCTCGGCGCGGGGCACCCCCGCGTGCTGCTCGCCGTCTACCTGCCGCTGATCGTCCTGGCGACCCTGTGCAGCCTCCGCTGGATGGACAACCTGCGGCCCGTCACGAACGACACCGGCGCCGCCAGGGACGCCGCGCGGGACCGGCACACGTGGATCATGTCGTTCCTGTACATCGGGACGTTCGGGTCGTTCATCGGCTACAGCTTCGCGTTCGGGCTGGTGCTCCAGAACCAGTTCGACCGTACGCCGCTGCAGGCGGCGTCGCTCACGTTCATCGGGCCGCTGCTCGGCTCCCTGATCCGGCCCGTCGGCGGGCAGCTGGCGGACCGGCTCGGCGGGGCGCGCGTCACCCTGTGGAACTTCGCGCTGATGACCGCCGCTTCGGCCGTCATCATCACGGCGTCCGTACGGGCGTCGCTGCCGCTGTTCACTGCCGGCTTCATCGTCCTGTTCGTTCTCACCGGGCTGGGCAACGGGTCCACGTACAAGATGATCCCCGGCATCTACTCCGCGAAGGCCGAGGCGATGGGCCTGACCGGGGAGCCGGCCGCCGGCTACGCGCGCCGCATGTCCGGTGCCTCGATGGCGCTGATCGGCGCGGTCGGCGCGCTCGGCGGGCTGGCGATCAACCTCGCGCTGCGGCAGTCGTTCCTCGGCTCGGGGGACGCGACGGCGGCGTTCGTGGCGTTCGCCCTGTACTACGTGGCGTGCTGCGGGGTCACCTGGGGCGTGTACCTGCGGCGTACGCGGGCGGCCGCACCGGCGGACGGCGCGACGGACGGCGCGGGGGAGGACCGTACGGAGCGCGGCGGGGGCGGTGGCGGCGGCCGGGACGGCGAGCGGCGGCCCGCGTACGCGGAGGTGTGA
- a CDS encoding uroporphyrinogen-III synthase — translation MEDVTPPKPLAGFTVGLTAARRAEELGALLERRGAEVVHAPALRIVPLADDSELLASTERLIEDVPQIVVATTAIGFRGWLEAADGWGIGDALRDRLAGAEVLARGPKVRGAVRAAGLREAWSPASESMAEVLDRLLAEGVAGRRIAVQLHGEPLAGFGRALREAGADVVGVPVYRWLPPEDIGPVDRLTDAVIARHVDALAFTSAPAAASLLTRAAERGVQDALLAALRRDVLVVCVGPVTAGPLTERGVPTLQPERFRLGPLVQLLSGALPERVPALTVAGHRLEIRGHGVVVDGELRPVPPAGMALLRELARRPGWVVSRADLLRALPGAGRDQHAVETAMTRLRAALGTPDLILTVVKRGYRLAMEPGPVPART, via the coding sequence ATGGAAGACGTCACACCCCCGAAGCCCCTGGCGGGCTTCACCGTCGGCCTCACCGCCGCACGGCGCGCCGAGGAGCTGGGCGCGCTGCTGGAGCGGCGCGGCGCCGAGGTGGTGCACGCACCGGCGCTGCGCATCGTGCCGCTCGCGGACGACAGCGAGCTGCTGGCCAGTACGGAGCGGCTGATCGAGGACGTGCCGCAGATCGTCGTCGCGACCACCGCGATCGGGTTCCGCGGCTGGCTGGAGGCGGCCGACGGCTGGGGCATCGGCGACGCGCTCCGCGACCGGCTCGCGGGTGCGGAGGTGCTCGCGCGCGGCCCGAAGGTGCGCGGCGCCGTACGGGCCGCGGGCCTGCGGGAGGCGTGGTCGCCGGCCTCGGAGTCGATGGCCGAGGTGCTGGACCGGCTGCTGGCGGAGGGTGTGGCCGGGCGGCGGATCGCGGTGCAGCTGCACGGCGAGCCGCTGGCAGGGTTCGGCCGGGCGCTCCGCGAGGCGGGCGCGGACGTGGTGGGGGTGCCGGTGTACCGGTGGCTGCCGCCGGAGGACATCGGTCCGGTCGACCGGCTGACGGACGCGGTGATCGCCCGGCACGTGGACGCGCTCGCCTTCACCAGCGCGCCCGCCGCCGCGTCCCTGCTGACGCGGGCGGCCGAGCGCGGCGTACAGGACGCGCTGCTCGCGGCGCTGCGCCGCGACGTACTGGTGGTGTGCGTCGGCCCGGTCACCGCCGGGCCGCTGACGGAACGCGGGGTGCCGACGCTCCAGCCCGAACGGTTCCGGCTGGGCCCCCTCGTACAGCTGCTGAGCGGGGCGCTGCCGGAACGCGTACCGGCGCTGACCGTCGCCGGGCACCGGCTGGAGATACGCGGCCACGGCGTCGTCGTGGACGGCGAGCTGCGGCCCGTACCCCCGGCGGGCATGGCGCTGCTGCGCGAACTGGCCCGCCGCCCCGGCTGGGTCGTCTCGCGCGCCGACCTGCTGCGCGCGCTGCCGGGCGCGGGGCGCGACCAGCACGCCGTCGAGACGGCGATGACGCGGCTGCGGGCGGCGCTGGGCACGCCGGACCTGATCCTCACCGTCGTCAAGCGCGGCTACCGGCTGGCCATGGAGCCCGGACCCGTACCGGCACGAACCTAG
- a CDS encoding sigma-70 family RNA polymerase sigma factor has product MREDAVVGDRAAQDDALMRALYAEHAGPLYAFVLRLVAGDRHRAEDVVQETLLRAWRNAEQLGRATGSVRPWLVTVARRIVIDGHRSREARPKEVDPGRLESVPAADEIDRALRAMLIAEALGDLTQAHRDALLETYFKGRTVNEAAEVLHVPPGTVRSRVFYALRSLRLALEERGVTS; this is encoded by the coding sequence GTGCGCGAGGATGCCGTCGTGGGTGACAGGGCGGCACAGGACGACGCGCTGATGCGAGCGCTGTACGCCGAGCACGCCGGTCCGCTGTACGCCTTCGTGCTGCGGCTCGTCGCCGGGGACCGGCACCGGGCCGAGGACGTGGTGCAGGAGACGCTGCTGCGCGCGTGGCGCAACGCGGAGCAGCTGGGCCGTGCGACCGGCTCCGTACGGCCGTGGCTGGTGACGGTCGCGCGGCGGATCGTGATCGACGGGCACCGGAGCCGGGAGGCCCGGCCGAAGGAGGTGGATCCCGGGCGGCTGGAGTCCGTGCCCGCCGCCGACGAGATCGACCGCGCGCTGCGGGCGATGCTCATCGCCGAGGCGCTCGGTGACCTGACGCAGGCGCACCGGGACGCGCTTCTCGAGACGTACTTCAAGGGGCGTACGGTCAATGAGGCCGCCGAAGTGCTGCATGTGCCGCCCGGAACGGTGCGGTCGCGGGTCTTCTACGCGCTGCGCTCGCTGCGGCTCGCGCTGGAGGAACGGGGGGTGACGTCATGA
- a CDS encoding zf-HC2 domain-containing protein, translating into MMPPDDRTGPARPGDGDPADPAGIAHSDVGAYALGLLDGADTARFEEHLTDCTRCQGELDRMLGLRAVLDEARGGAAGDGAGAGAGAGDRAGAGAVGLTKTGDAPDSAAAAEGLFARPRPELLDRLLAGAARRRRTERRRRVVAAVAAVLLIGGGGAAVGALGGGGDDGQQSARTDAESVRAMFREGEKHHDVDPGTDVDATVSLVEKPWGTYVTLRIGNIRGPRECDLVVVGLDGERRTVGSWSVPKYGYGIEGTKWDEPLYITGGAALPPDRIDRFEVRTLDGERIASVPL; encoded by the coding sequence ATGATGCCGCCGGACGACCGGACCGGGCCCGCGCGGCCCGGGGACGGCGACCCCGCCGACCCCGCGGGGATCGCGCACAGCGACGTCGGCGCGTACGCCCTGGGCCTGCTCGACGGCGCGGACACCGCGCGCTTCGAGGAGCACCTCACCGACTGCACCCGCTGCCAGGGGGAGCTGGACCGGATGCTGGGGCTGCGCGCCGTCCTGGACGAGGCACGCGGCGGCGCGGCAGGCGACGGCGCCGGGGCCGGGGCCGGGGCCGGGGACAGGGCCGGGGCCGGAGCCGTCGGGCTTACGAAGACCGGGGACGCCCCCGACAGCGCGGCAGCCGCCGAGGGCCTGTTCGCCCGCCCCCGCCCCGAACTGCTGGACCGCCTCCTCGCCGGCGCCGCGCGCCGCCGCCGCACCGAACGCCGGCGGCGCGTGGTCGCCGCGGTCGCCGCCGTGCTGCTCATCGGCGGCGGTGGCGCCGCGGTGGGCGCGCTGGGCGGGGGCGGTGACGACGGGCAGCAGTCGGCCCGTACGGACGCGGAGAGCGTCCGCGCGATGTTCCGGGAGGGCGAGAAGCACCACGACGTCGACCCCGGGACGGACGTGGACGCGACGGTGTCGCTCGTGGAGAAGCCCTGGGGCACGTACGTCACACTGCGGATCGGCAACATCCGCGGGCCCCGCGAGTGCGACCTCGTGGTGGTCGGCCTGGACGGCGAGCGGCGGACGGTCGGCAGCTGGTCCGTGCCGAAGTACGGTTACGGCATCGAGGGCACCAAATGGGACGAACCGCTCTACATCACCGGTGGTGCGGCGCTCCCGCCCGACCGTATCGACCGCTTCGAGGTGCGCACCCTGGACGGCGAACGGATCGCCTCCGTCCCGCTGTGA
- a CDS encoding HelD family protein, with amino-acid sequence MYRRLEEKIDEAEFLMNDASQRSQVGTPGALAERDAQVFRAGIHLNRLNSEFEDFLFGRVDLLSGKDGVRGADGAYLSVEPAENAVRPDGTADIAETLHIGRLGVLDADYSPLVIDWRAPAAAPFYRATPVEPGRVVRRRVIRSKGRRVLGVEDDLLRPEITARLDGAELAVVGDGALMASLGRARSHAMRDIVASIQAEQDMVIRAPAASVTEVEGGPGTGKTAVALHRAAYLLYQDRRRYAGGILIVSPTPLLVSYTEGVLPSLGEEGQVAIRALGSLADGAEAHGSYGGDGSYGADGSYGAEADGAARTAFDAPRVARVKGSARMVRVLRASARGALGRDGAPERLRVVVFGARVELDAEELRAIRRQVLGGTAPLNLMRPRARRFVLDALWEKSGAAARYPDDPELEQEAREGFDEDVSTEPEFQEFLDAWWPELAPRQVLAAMADERALARWAGRTLRAGEAADVARSLGRLDAAGQGPLSVHDVALLDELQVLLGTPARPRQQTEADLLAELGVQEVTTAADRNTARRERAERLAEERTDYAHVIVDEAQDLTPMQWRMVGRRGRHATWTVVGDPAQSSWPDTEEAAAARDEALGSRPRRRFELSVNYRNPAEVAELADRVLALAMPGVVPPKAVRSTGLEPRFAVAQGDLGASVRAEARRLLDEVEGTVGVVVAMERRTQAREWLAGLGDRVVPLGSLEAKGLEYDATLVVSPAEIAGGAPRDGGSGAGAAGTVGLRTLYVALTRATQRLTILSGERDAADDAGVPELLRD; translated from the coding sequence GTGTACCGCCGCCTGGAGGAGAAGATCGACGAGGCGGAGTTCCTGATGAACGACGCCTCCCAGCGGTCCCAGGTCGGCACCCCCGGCGCGCTCGCCGAGCGGGACGCGCAGGTCTTCCGCGCGGGCATCCACCTGAACAGGCTGAACAGCGAGTTCGAGGACTTCCTGTTCGGCCGGGTCGACCTGCTGTCCGGCAAGGACGGCGTACGGGGCGCCGACGGCGCGTACCTGTCCGTCGAGCCCGCCGAGAACGCCGTACGGCCCGACGGCACCGCCGACATCGCGGAGACCCTGCACATCGGCCGCCTCGGCGTGCTCGACGCGGACTACTCGCCGCTGGTGATCGACTGGCGCGCGCCCGCCGCCGCGCCGTTCTACCGCGCGACGCCCGTGGAGCCGGGCCGGGTCGTACGCCGCCGGGTGATCCGCAGCAAGGGGCGGCGCGTCCTGGGCGTGGAGGACGACCTGCTGCGCCCGGAGATCACCGCGCGGCTGGACGGCGCCGAGCTGGCCGTCGTCGGCGACGGCGCGCTGATGGCCTCGCTGGGGCGGGCGCGCAGCCACGCGATGCGCGACATCGTCGCTTCCATCCAGGCGGAGCAGGACATGGTCATCCGGGCGCCCGCCGCGTCCGTGACGGAGGTCGAGGGCGGCCCCGGCACGGGCAAGACGGCGGTGGCGCTGCACCGGGCGGCGTATCTGCTGTACCAGGACCGGCGCCGGTACGCGGGCGGCATCCTGATCGTGAGCCCGACGCCGCTGCTGGTGTCGTACACCGAGGGCGTGCTGCCGTCGCTCGGCGAGGAGGGCCAGGTCGCGATCCGCGCGCTGGGCTCACTCGCGGACGGCGCGGAGGCGCACGGCTCGTACGGCGGGGACGGCTCGTACGGCGCGGACGGCTCGTACGGCGCGGAGGCGGACGGAGCGGCGCGGACCGCCTTCGACGCGCCGCGGGTCGCGCGCGTCAAGGGCTCCGCGCGCATGGTGCGCGTGCTGCGCGCCTCGGCGCGCGGGGCGCTCGGCCGGGACGGCGCGCCGGAGCGGCTGCGGGTCGTGGTGTTCGGCGCCCGCGTCGAGCTGGACGCCGAGGAACTGCGCGCCATCCGGCGGCAGGTGCTGGGCGGTACGGCGCCGCTGAACCTGATGCGGCCGCGCGCGCGGCGCTTCGTGCTGGACGCGCTGTGGGAGAAGTCCGGTGCGGCCGCCCGCTACCCGGACGATCCGGAGCTGGAGCAGGAGGCGCGTGAGGGCTTCGACGAGGACGTGTCCACGGAGCCGGAGTTCCAGGAGTTCCTGGACGCCTGGTGGCCCGAGCTCGCCCCGCGCCAGGTGCTCGCCGCGATGGCCGACGAACGCGCACTGGCGCGCTGGGCGGGCCGTACGCTGCGCGCGGGCGAAGCGGCGGACGTGGCACGCTCGTTGGGGCGGCTGGACGCGGCGGGGCAGGGGCCGCTGTCCGTACACGACGTGGCGCTGCTGGACGAACTCCAGGTGCTGCTGGGCACGCCCGCGCGCCCGCGGCAGCAGACCGAGGCCGACCTCCTCGCCGAACTCGGCGTGCAGGAGGTGACGACCGCCGCCGACCGGAACACCGCGCGCCGCGAGCGCGCGGAGCGGCTGGCGGAGGAACGTACGGACTACGCCCACGTGATCGTCGACGAGGCGCAGGACCTGACGCCCATGCAGTGGCGAATGGTCGGCCGCCGCGGCCGGCACGCGACGTGGACCGTGGTGGGCGACCCGGCGCAGAGCTCGTGGCCCGACACGGAGGAGGCCGCGGCCGCCCGCGACGAGGCGCTGGGCAGCCGGCCCCGCCGCCGCTTCGAACTGTCCGTCAACTACCGCAACCCGGCCGAGGTCGCCGAGCTGGCCGACCGCGTGCTCGCGCTGGCGATGCCCGGCGTCGTACCGCCCAAGGCGGTGCGCTCGACGGGCCTGGAGCCGCGGTTCGCCGTCGCGCAGGGGGACTTGGGCGCGTCCGTACGGGCCGAGGCGCGGCGCCTGCTGGACGAGGTGGAGGGGACGGTCGGCGTCGTCGTCGCCATGGAGCGGCGCACGCAGGCACGGGAGTGGCTGGCCGGGCTCGGCGACCGCGTGGTGCCGCTGGGCAGCCTTGAGGCGAAGGGCCTGGAGTACGACGCGACGCTCGTCGTCTCGCCCGCCGAGATCGCGGGCGGCGCGCCGCGGGACGGCGGTTCCGGGGCGGGGGCGGCGGGCACGGTCGGGCTGCGCACCCTGTACGTGGCGCTGACGCGGGCCACGCAGCGGCTGACGATCCTGTCGGGGGAGCGGGACGCGGCGGACGACGCGGGGGTGCCGGAGCTGCTCCGGGACTGA
- a CDS encoding cold-shock protein, translated as MAQGTVKWFNAEKGFGFIAQEGGGPDVFVHYSSISGDGYRSLEDAQRVEFEIAEGRKGPQAEQVRVIA; from the coding sequence ATGGCTCAGGGCACGGTCAAGTGGTTCAACGCGGAGAAGGGGTTCGGCTTCATCGCCCAGGAGGGCGGCGGCCCGGACGTCTTCGTCCACTACAGCTCGATCAGCGGTGACGGCTACCGCAGTCTGGAGGACGCCCAGCGCGTCGAGTTCGAGATCGCCGAGGGGCGGAAGGGGCCGCAGGCGGAGCAGGTACGCGTCATCGCCTGA